The bacterium genome includes a window with the following:
- a CDS encoding NAD-dependent epimerase/dehydratase family protein: MKDTPKVVVTGGAGFIGNHLVRRLVDAGRRVVVVDSLVTGERANLAEVMGKIEFLEYDVAGTRWLEDPALSGPVDHVYHLASPASPVDFTKLPVEICLTCAYGTKNAIELALARGARLLDASTSEVYGDPDRHPQTEDYRGRVSVDGPRSCYDEGKRFGEALIAAHRRARGLDARVARIFNTYGPRMRKNDGRVVPAFIAQALTGEPLTVFGDGSQTRSFCYVDDLVRGLMLLMESDYGGPVNLGNPDERTVLELAQAVLELTGSESQVEYHALPVDDPTRRRPDITVAGRELGWRPEVDLAEGLKKTIAWFKGGG, translated from the coding sequence ATGAAAGACACCCCCAAGGTCGTGGTCACCGGCGGCGCGGGCTTCATCGGCAATCACCTGGTCCGCCGCCTCGTGGACGCCGGCCGCCGCGTCGTCGTCGTGGACTCACTCGTCACCGGCGAGCGGGCAAACCTGGCCGAGGTGATGGGCAAAATCGAGTTCCTGGAGTACGACGTCGCCGGGACCCGCTGGTTGGAGGACCCCGCCCTCTCCGGCCCCGTGGACCACGTGTACCACCTCGCCTCCCCGGCCAGCCCGGTGGACTTCACGAAGTTGCCGGTGGAAATCTGCCTCACCTGCGCCTACGGGACGAAAAACGCGATCGAGCTGGCGCTGGCCAGGGGGGCGCGCCTTCTGGACGCCTCCACCTCCGAGGTGTACGGCGACCCGGACCGCCACCCACAGACCGAGGACTACCGGGGCCGGGTGAGCGTGGACGGGCCCCGCTCCTGCTACGACGAGGGTAAGCGCTTCGGCGAGGCCCTCATCGCGGCGCACCGCAGAGCCCGGGGGCTGGACGCCCGCGTGGCGCGCATCTTCAACACCTACGGCCCGAGGATGAGAAAGAACGACGGGCGCGTCGTGCCCGCCTTCATCGCCCAGGCCCTGACCGGCGAGCCGCTCACCGTCTTCGGCGACGGCTCACAGACCCGCAGCTTCTGCTACGTGGACGACCTGGTCCGCGGCCTGATGCTTTTGATGGAATCGGATTACGGGGGGCCGGTGAACCTGGGCAACCCCGACGAGCGGACGGTCCTGGAGCTGGCCCAGGCGGTGCTGGAGCTCACCGGCTCCGAATCGCAGGTCGAGTACCACGCCCTGCCCGTGGACGACCCGACGCGGCGGAGGCCGGACATCACCGTCGCGGGGCGGGAGCTGGGCTGGCGGCCCGAGGTGGACCTGGCCGAGGGGCTGAAAAAGACCATCGCCTGGTTCAAGGGCGGAGGTTAA